The following is a genomic window from Nitrospira sp..
GAAAGGTTACGCCGCCTTTATCCTATTTCCACACCTTCTTGAAATATCTTGTTGAGAATGGGCCCCTCCACTGCGCGAGAGTCGCAGCGCCATTGAAGGAGGGACAGTATGCCGACGATCACGACCAAGGAGTTGACGACACTGAAGATCGCCAGACGGCATCACCACACCGTCAAGAGCCGCCTCGCCATCGTCCACTATGCAACGGACTACGGGATCAAAGGAGCGGCCCGGCGGTTTGGCCTGGATCGGAAGACGGTCCGAGCGTGGCGCCGCCGCTGGCAGGCCGCCGGCCTCGCGGGCCTGGTTCCGCGCTACCCGCCGATCCGTGCACGCCGCATTGCGGAGTCGACCGTGGCGTTGATTGAACAGGCCCGGCGCGATCTGATGTACGGGGCGGTTCGCGCCCGGATTTGGCTCGAGCGTGTCCATCGGATCCGGGTCGCCGCGGCCACGATTCGCCGGATCTGCCACCGGCTCGGCTATCCATCGCTCCGCCGCAAACCCTCACGACGTCCTCGGCAACTGACGCTCTTCAGTCGCGAGCGACCGGGGGACTGTGTCCAGGTGGACGTCAAGGAAGTCAAAGTGGCGGGCGCCAAGTATTTCCAATACACCGCTATCGACGACTGCACCCGCTATCGGGTTCTCCGTCTCTATCCCCGGAAAAATCACCAGACCAGTCATACCTTCTTCAGCACCCTTCGGGCCGCGCTCCCATTTCCCATCCGCAAAGTACAGGTCGACAACGGCGCAGAGTTCTCGCTCGCCTTTGCCCTCACGGTTCAACAGGCTGGGATGCGGCTACGCTACATCAAGCCGCGATGTCCGGAGCAGAACGGCAAAGTCGAACGCAGTCATCGTGTTGATAACGAGGAGTTTTGGAGTCGGTCGACGTTTGCCGGTTTCGCACCGGCGGCCGAAGCCGTACTGGCCTGGAAACACCGCTACAACCACGAGCGCTTCTCCATGGCCCTCCAAGGCCTCACGCCGGCCGAGAAACTGGCGACGTTTCTGTCGCCACTGAACCCATCATCACCACCCACGCCATGCACTAACACGGGGGCCGCTGCTTGACAAGTCATTACACTCAGTGTCTGACCACTGATAAGGCTGCTCTCCTGCCTCGCCAAATAAAAAGGCCCGCTGATCTTTCGACCAGCGGGCTCTTTTTGTAACCCGGCAGCGTCCTACTGTCCCACTGCCTCACAGCAGCAGTATCATCGGCCTTGGAGGGCTTAACTTCCGTGTTCGGTATGGGAACGGGTGTGACCCCTCCGGCAAGGCCACCGGGAAAATTTATAGAGTTTTGAGTGCTGAGTCATGAGTTGGTCTGACAAGAACTCAGCACTTTGAACTCAGAAATCGCGAGGGGAAGTGTCCCGTCACCTCGCGCAGACCATGTCTATCAGGAGCAAAGGATGTTAAGCCGCACGGACGATTAGTACTGGTTAGCTACAGCCCTCACGAGCCTTCCACACCCAGCCTATCAAACTCGTCGTCTACGAGTGTCCTTCAGGGGGCTTGCGCCCCGGGAGAGCTTATCTTGAGGCAGGCTTCCCGCTTAGATGCTTTCAGCGGTTATCCCAACTGAACATAGCTACCCGGCACTGCCGTTGGCACGACAACCGGCACACCAGAGGTTCATCCTTCACAGTCCTCTCGTACTAGTGAACGCCCCTCTCAACTCTCCTCCGCCCACAACAGATAGGGACCGAACTGTCTCACGACGTTCTGAACCCAACTCTCGTACCGCTTTAATAGGCGAACAGCCTAACCCTTGGGACCAGCTTCAGCCCCAGGATGCGATGAGTCGACATCGAGGTGCCAAACCTCCCCGTCGATGTGAACTCTTGGGGGAGATCAGCCTGTTATCCCCGGCGTACCTTTTATCCGTTGAGCGATGGCCCTTCCACGCAGAACCACCGGATCACTAAGCCCGACTTTCGTCTCTGCTCGAGCTGTCGCTCTCGCAGTCAAGCTCCCTTTTGCCTTTACACTCGACGGCTGATTACCGACCAGCCTGAGGGAACCTTTGGGCGCCTCCGTTACCTTTTGGGAGGCGACCGCCCCAGTCAAACTACCCGCCAGACACTGTCTCTGCCCTGGATCACAGGGCCAGGTTAGAATATCAGAACGATCAGGGTGGTATTTCAACGTCGGCTCCACCGGACCTAGCGGCCCGGTCTCGCAGCCTCCCACCTATCCTACACAGAGCTTTCCGACACCCAATGTCAAGGTGTAGTAAAGGTGCACAGGGTCTTTCCGTCTAGTTGCGGGCACCCGGCTTCTTCACCGGAACAACAAATTCGCTGAGTCACTCCCTGAGACAGCGCTCCAGTCGTTACGCCATTCATGCAGGTCGGAACTTACCCGACAAGGAATTTCGCTACCTTAGGACCGTTATAGTTACGGCCGCCGTTTACTGGGGCTTCCCTTCAAAGCTTTGCCTTGCGGCTAACTCCTCCGGTTAACCTTCCAGCACCGGGCAGGCGTCAGACCCTATACATCCACTATCGTGTTTGCAGAGTCCTGTGTTTTTGGTAAACAGTCGCTAGAGCCACTTTATTGCAACCCCGTTCAGCTTGACCTGTACGGCCTCACTTACGCAGGGCACCCCTTCTCCCGAAGTTACGGGGCTAAATTGCAGAGTTCCTTAGGGAGTGTTCTCTCACGCCCCTTGGTGTATTCCACCCACCTACCTGTGTCGGTTTGCGGTACGGACATCATGTTGACTCGCTACGAGGCTTTTCTAGGCAGCATGGGATCAGTCCGTTTATGGCCTTGCGGCCTCCCCATCACATCTCGGCGTTAACGGGATTGCGGATTTTCCTACAACCCCCGCCTACCTGCTTGGACCGGGTATTCCAGGGACCCGGCGGTGCCTACCCTTCTGCGTCCCCCCTTCGCTGATAACGTCAACATGCTGGTACAGGAATATTGACCTGTTTGCCATCGCCTACGTCTCTCGACCTCGGCTTAGGATCCGACTCACCCTGACCTGACGAACATAGGCCAGGAAACCTTAGGCTTACGGGGACGATGATTCTCACATCGTTTATCGCTACTTATGCCTGCATAATCTCTTCTCTGCGCTCCAGCTGTCCTTGTCGGTCAACCTTCACCGCACAGAGAATGCTCCCCTACCACTCACACCTTGCGATGCAAGTCCGTAGCTTCGGTTGTGAACTTGAGCCCCGTTACATTTTCGGCGCAAAATCGCTCGACCAGTGAGCTATTACGCACTCTTTAAAGGATGGCTGCTTCTAAGCCAACCTCCTGGCTGTCTGAGCGATCTTACAACCTTTTCCACTTAGCTCACGATTAGGGACCTTAGCTGACGGTCTGGGCTATTTCCCTTTTGACCACGGATCTTAGCACTCGTAGTCTAACTCCCGTTCGTCCAGTAACGGCATTCGGAGTTTGATTGAGTTCGGTAGCGTTGGAACGCCCCTAGCTCATTCAGTGCTCTACCTCCGTCACGGCTGAGACGAGGCTAACCCTCTAGTTATTTCGGGGAGAACCAGCAATCACGAAGTTTGATTAGCCTTTCACCCCTACCCACAGCTCATCCGAGCCATTTGCAACTAACATCAGTTCAGGCCTCCTCCGCCTGTTACGGCGGATTCGCCTTGGCCATGGGTAGATCACTTCGCTTCGGGTCTATTCAGCGCAACTCAATGCCCAATTCGGACTCGCTTTCGCTACGGCTCCGGCTTTGCGCCTTAACCTTGCTACGCTAAATAACTCGCAGGCTCATTAAGCAAAAGGCACACGATCAGGCATTCCCTTACGGGCATAGCCCTTTCGCTGCTTGTAGGTGTACGGTTTCAGGTTCTATTTCACTCCCCTCACCGGGGTTCTTTTCACCTTTCCCTCACGGTACTGGTTCACTATCGGTCATCAGAGAGTATTTAGCCTTGGAACGTGGTCGTCCCGGATTCCCACAGGGTTCCTCGGGCCCCGTGGTACTCAGGACCTCCATTCAACGAGCTAGGGTCGTTTCACATACAGGACTGTCACCTTCTCTGGTCAGTCTTTCCAGACTATTCTGTTACGATCCTAGTTTGTAACTCGTCGACGGTTCCGTATCACCGTCCAACGGAGGCCTACAACACCACACCGACAACGCACACGGGCTTGACATCGGCATAGTTTAGGCTGTTCCCTTTTCGCTCGCCACTACTCGGGGAATCTCGATTGATTTTTGTTCCTGCAGGTACTGAGATGTTTCACTTCCCTGCGTGGGCTTCTCTCTACCTATGTATTCAGTAGAGGATAGGCGGCATTCATCGCCTGGGTTTCCCCATTCGGACATCCTCGGATCACGGCCTGCTTGCGGCTCCCCGGGGCTTATCGCAGCTAGCTACGTCCTTCATCGCCTTCTGATGCCAGGGCATTCACCGTACACCCTTAGTAGCTTAACAATTCTCTTTGCTCCTGATACACATGATCTTTTCAGATCTATTCAATTGTCAAAGAACAGGGATGACAGATAGACCGTCAACCACGACTAAATAGAGCGAGAAACGAACTTGGTAATGCCTTGGTGGAGCTGACTGGAATCGAACCAGCGACCCCCTGCTTGCAAAGCAGGTGCTCTCCCAACTGAGCTACAGCCCCGTTGGCTTATGCGTGACCGTCCCATTGAGCCGCCGAGGGAGACACTCACACTCGAGACTCAGTTGGTGGGCCTGGATAGGATCGAACTATCGACCCCGCGCTTATCAAGCGCGTGCTCTAGCCGGCTGAGCTACAGGCCCAGCCTTGCTGAGCCAACCCAGGACAATCACATCCTCTCGTGTGGCTCCTGCTTTGCGTGAGCCCAACAATGACGACCCTCACCATAATAATGCGGTTCGGGACCGTGTTCAGTGTACTGAAAAGGTGACCCTCAAGATCCGGATATTCTGAAGGAGTGGTACTCCTTAGAAAGGAGGTGATCCAGCCGCAGGTTCCCCTACGGCTACCTTGTTACGACTTCACCCCAATCACCGGCCATACCGTGGGCGCCTGCCTCCTTGCGGTTGGCTTGGGCGACTTCAGGTACAACAGGCTTTCGTGGTGTGACGGGCGGTGTGTACAAGGCCCGGGAACGTATTCACCGCGGCGTGCTGATCCGCGATTACTAGCGATTCCGCCTTCATGAGGTCGAGTTGCAGACCTCAATCTGAACTGAGGCCGGTTTTTTGCGATTGGCTCCCCCTTGCGGGTTTGCAGCGCTTTGTACCGGCCATTGTAGCACGTGTGTGGCCCCAGGCATAAAGGCCATGCTGACTTGACGTCATCCCCACCTTCCTCCCCGTTCTCCTGGGCAGTCCTTTCAGAGTGCTCGGCATGACCCGGTAGCAACTGAAAGCAGGGGTTGCGCTCGTTGCGGGACTTAACCCAACACCTCACGGCACGAGCTGACGACAGCCATGCAGCACCTGAGCACGCTGGTATTGCTACCTCGTCAGGCTTTCACCCTTCTACTACGTGCATGTCCAACCTGGGTAAGGTTCTTCGCGTTGCGTCGAATTAAACCACATGCTCCACCGCTTGTGCGGGCCCCCGTCAATTCCTTTGAGTTTCAACCTTGCGGCCGTACTTCCCAGGCGGGATACTTAATGCGTTAGCTGCGGCACCGGCGGTAACCCGCCGACACTTAGTATCCATAGTTTAGGGCGTGGACTACCAGGGTATCTAATCCTGTTTGCTCCCCACGCTTTCGTGTCTCAGCGTCAGGTACGTTCCAGAGCGCCGCCTTCGCCACCGGCCTTCCTCCCGATCTCTACGCATTTCACCGCTACACCGGGAATTCCGCGCTCCTCTCCCGTCCTCTAGCCTGGCAGTCCCCTCTGCGCTTTCCGGGTTGGGCCCGAAGCTTTAACAGAAGGCTTACCAAACCGCCTACACACCCTGTACGCCCAGTGAATCCGAACAACGCTTGCCACCTTCGTATTACCGCGGCTGCTGGCACGAAGTTGGCCGTGGCTGCTTCTGGAGGTACCGTCCGAACGATTGCTCGCTCCATCTTCCCTCCCGAAAGGGGTTTACAATCCGAAGACCTTCATCCCCCACGCGGCGTCGCTGCGTCAGACTGTCGTCCATTGCGCAATATTCCTTACTGCTGCCTCCCGTAGGAGTCTGGCCCGTGTCGCAGTGCCAGTGTGGCTGATCGTCCTCTCAGACCAGCTACCCGTCAAAGCCTTGGTAGGCCGTTACCCTACCAACAAGCTGATAGGACATGAGCTCATCAAAGAGCGCCATACCCACGGTATGGCTTTCCTTCCGAATCCGAAAACCCGGAAGCGTACGCGGTATTAGCCAGCCTTTCGGCCGGTTATTCCCCACTCGATGGTAGATTACCCATGTATTCCTCACCCGTTCGCCGCTTTACAAGTGTATTGCTACACCTTCTCGCTCGACTTGCATGTATTAGGCGCGCCGCCAGCGTTCGTTCTGAGCCAGGATCAAACTCTCATAAAGGTTCTATTGGAATTGGACCCGAGGGTCACCTCTTCAATACACCTTACCTTACTCATTTCTCGCTCTATTCAGTTGTCAAAGAACCGTCGCGTTCTTCACGCGAGCCGCGCACTTTACTACGCAGCCATGACCTTGTCAAGAGGGTCAAAAGATATTTTTTTGATCAGAGGTTCCTGAGAATCCGTCGCGGGGATTGAAACCGCATCGGCCACTAGGCTGGATCAAAAGCGGCCCTGAAAATAACAGGGTCGCGCGGAAGAGTCAAGGGCCGGAGAGGATAAAAAATAATTTACTAGGGCGTGTCGTCAAATTAGCCAAATGACTGAGGCGGTAAGGTGCAGGGCCGCCAAGAAGTTCCGGGCCGTTTTGTCATAGCGGGTGGCGATGCAGCGGAACTGCTTGAGTTTGGCAAAGAAGTTCTCGATCACATGCCGTGCCGTGTACAAGGTACGGTCATACGTTCGCAGCGTGTGACGATTGCACCGTGGCGGAATGACGGCCTGTGTGCCGCGCGCTGTCAACGGTTCGATCACACGCGCATCTGCATCGTATCCCTTGTCAGCAATCAAAATGGGAGCGTGTAGCTGCGGGAGCAACACATCTGCGCCCTCCAGATCACTGGCCTGGCCCGCTGACAGATGAACGCCGAGCGGATTACCCAAGGCATCCACCGTCGCATGAATCTTGGTACTCAACCCGCCTTTGCTCCGCCCAATGGCTTGCGGCCCGTTTTTTTTCGCGCGCCAGCGCTGTGCTGATGAGCCCGCACAATCGTGCTGTCGATCATCGCATACTCGTTATCCGCATCACGACTCAGCTGCCGAAACACCCGCTCCCACACCCCACGCTCCGCCCAGCGACTAAACCGGCGATGGGCATTCTTCCAGTCACCAAACCGCTCCGGTAAGTCGCGCCAGGGAATGCCGGCGCGGTAGCGGTAGAGAACCGCTTCAACGAAGAGCCGATTGTCCGCCGCCGGGCGACCGACTTGGCCAACCCGGCCGGGGAGCAACACACCGATGCGCTCCCATTGGTCGTCGCGTAACCCATAACGTCGTATCATTCCCGCAATTTACTACACAGCACTCAATTTGACGACACGCCCTAGGGAGTCGCAAGAAAGGGCGAGGGTTCCTTGCGTGCATGTGGCTCGGCAAGATTATTTTCCTGATGATTCACAACGGACCATCCTCCTCCCAACGCCTTATAAAGTTGCACCACCGACACCAACTGCGTCTGCTTCGTCCGGGCCAGCGCCAGTTCCGCGTCGAAGAGACTGCGCTGGCTCGTCAATACATCGAGGTAACTTGCCCGCCCACCCTGATACCGCTGGTCGGCCAGGCGAAGCGCCGACTGTAACGCTGTCACCTGTTGTTCTTGTGCTTCCCGCTGCTCCCGCGTTTTTTGCACCGCGATCAAGGCATCCTCCACTTCTTTCAGTGCCGTGACGACGGCCTTTTCATATTGCAACGCCGCCTGCTGCGCCTTCGTTTCATTGACCTTCACCTGATAGCCCAAGGCCGTCGCGTTGAGCAGGGGGCCGGCCAGGGCCCCACCGATATTCTGAATGAGCAAAGGACCAAGCGATTGCGATGATAGCTGCGTACTCGCCACCCCCATGGAACCGGTGAGGGCAAGTTGTGGGAACCGCTGCGCTTGGGCCACACCGATCCCAGCCGTGGCCGCAGCAAGTTCCTGCTCGGCCTGCAACAGGTCCGGACGACGCTGCAGGAGATCCGACGGCAGTCCGGCCGGGACAGCCGGAGGCATCGGCTGCTCCGTGAGCGCAAGGCCGCGTGCGATCGATGCCGGCTTCCGTCCCATCAACGCACTGAGTTGATTCTCCTTCTGAACGACCTGCTTTTCCAGTTCTGCCAGCTTGGCCGCAGTGCCGGCTCGTTCCGCCTCAAACCGATCAAGATCCAACTTCGGGCTATAGCCCTGCTTGTAACGAAGCTGGGACAGCCGGACCGACTCCTCCCACGACTTCAGCGTCCGTTTGGTGATGTCAACTTGGAGATCCAGCACACGCAGTTCAAAGTACGTCTCCCCCACACCGCTGACGAGGCCCAACACGACGGCGCGTTGATTTTCTTCCTGGGCAAACAACTGCGCCCGCGACGCTTCCACGTTACGACGCAGCCGGCCCCAGAGATCGATTTCCCATTTGAGACTGCCGAACGCGGCTTCGTTTGAAAACGTCGTGCCTCCTGATCCGACCGGTTGCCCGGGAATGACGATCGGGGCCCCGCCACCGGTCGGTATGGTATTCGCATTCTTTTGCGTCTGAAACAGAAACGCATGGCTGTTGTAGGACAACGACGGAGCGAGGTCGAAGCGGGCCATGACCACTTGATTACGATACTGCTCGACCGTCGCCATCGCCGTGCGCAAGTCCTGATTTTCGACCAACGCAATCTTGATCAACCGCTGAAGCGCTTCATCCTTCAGCAACTCCCACCAAGGAAGATTCGCAATCGATTCCGACGTGGCAGGCACCATGCGCCAGGAATCCACGGCCGGCGTTGCTGGGCGCGTGTAGTCCGGCCCCATCTTGCATGCAGCCAGCTCCGTCAATAACACGAGGACCACGACCAAACGACGCATACTCAGTGGTCTCCTTTCACCGGGTGCAACCCCTTGCCCAGCAACCGGGCTCCCCTCCCGGCCGCGGGACTCACGCTACCGGCCATCCACCGTTCGACGAGGTAATAACACCCAGGAATCAGCACGATCGCCAGCACCGTGGCGGCCACCATACCGCCCAACACAGTAAAGCCGAGGATCACTCTGGCATGGGCTCCCGCGCCGGAAGCCAACACCAACGGAAACACGCCGAGGATGAACGCAAATGCAGTCATCAAAATCGGCCGCAGGCGCAGCCTGGCACCGGTCAAGGCGGCCTCGATCAACGGTCGTCCATTTTGGACTTCCAACCGTGCAAATTCCACGATGAGGATCGCATTTTTCGCGCTCAACCCAATCAGCATGACGAGTCCGATCTGGGAATAGACGTCGTTCTCCAATCCGATGGCCCAGAGGGCAGCGAAGGCGCCGAACACGGAGACAGGGGTTGTCATAAGCACACTGACCGGCAAGGCCCAACTCTCGTATTGTGCCGCCAAAATCAAAAACACGAACAACAGCGAGAAACCAAAAATGACCACCGGCGACACCCCTTCCGCGGCGACTTTTTCCTGGTAGGCCATGCCCATGTAATCGAAACCCATTTCCTTCGGCATCGTGTCGGCAAACACCGTTTCAAGGGCGGTCATGACTTGCCGTGAGCTGTACCCCGGCGCCGGCATGGCGTTGATTTGCGCCGCCCGGTACTCGTTGAACCGCATCGTAAATTCCGGACCATCGACCGGTCGCATCGTCACCAGCGTCGAGAGGGGCACCATCTGGCCGTCCGCGTTTTGAACGTAGAACTGCCCGACTTGCTCGGCCTTGGTTCGATATTCCGGTTCCGCCTCCACATACACCTGCCACAGGCGGCCGAACCGGTTGAAGTAGTTGACGAAGGATCCGCCCATGAAGGTTTGGAGCGTCTGGTACAGATCGTCCAGCGCGACACCTTGCTTCAACGCCTTATCACGATCCACATCGGCCAGCCATTGCGGCGTGCTGGGAATCAGCGTCGTCATGACGCGAGCCATCTCCGGCCGTTTGGAAGCCGCATCAATAAACTGCTCCGTGTGTTCGGCCAAGAACTGAAACGGCCGGCCGGCACGATCCTCCAGCAGAAAGGTGACGGCGCCGGTAGTCCCTACGCCGGGAATAGCGGGAGGCGGAAAGGCAAACGCGGTCGCTTCCGGAACCTGCTGCAGCCGTGTGTTGAGCGACAAAACGATGGACTTGTAACGCTCCTCCTTGGTCGTCCGTTCGGCCCATGGTTTCAACGCCACGAACACCACGGCATTATAGGTCGTAAAGGTTTGGCTCAGGACTCCATAACCGGAAACCGTCGTGTAATACTCGACGCCCGGGGTCTGCGAGACGATCGTATCGATTTGTTTCATCACGGCATCCGTCCGTTGAAGTGAGGCAGCCGGGGGTAGTTGAACGTTCACTAAGAAATACCCTGTATCTTCCAGCGGGATGAAGCCGGTGGGCAGGCGGGTGCCGAGCAGCCCGGCGGCCAGCGTGACCAGCCCCAGCGCCACCAGTGTCCGGCCCGCCTTCTGCATCAGGCTCCCGCACCACCCCACATACCCCTCCGTCAGCCGCTCGAACGCCCGGTTGAACCGGCCGAAACAGCGGCCCACCCAGCCCCGCACCGGAGGCGTCGGTTTCAACAACAACGCCGCCAGCGCCGGACTCAGCGTCAACGCGTTCACCGCCGACAGCAGCACCGACACCGCGATCGTCACGGCAAACTGCTGATAGAGCCGCCCCGTGATCCCCGGAATGAACGCCGTCGGCACGAACACCGCCGTCAGGATCAAAGCGATCGCCAGCACCGGCCCCGCCACCTCTTCCATCGCCTTCAGCGTCGCCTCGCGCGGCGCCAGCCCCCGTTCCAGGTGGTGGGTGACCGCTTCCACCACCACGATCGCGTCGTCCACCACGAGTCCGATGGCCAGAACCAACCCGAACAGCGACAGCGTGTTGATCGAAAAGCCCAGGAGCGGGAAGACGGCAAAGGTGCCGATCAAGGACACGGGCACGGCCAGTAACGGAATCAACGTGGCGCGCCAGTTTTGCAAAAACAGGAAGACGACGAGGATGACCAGGAGCACGGCTTGCCAGAGCGTGGTGAGGATTTCGCGCAACCCCTCCGTCACGGCCAGCGTCGTATCCAGTGACACCGTCGCCGCCAGATCGTCCGGAAACCGTTGCTCTAGCTCGGCCATCAGTGCGCGAATCCGCGCCACGGTCTCGATCGCGTTCGACCCCGGCAACTGGTACACCGCGATAGCGGCCGCCGGGACGCCGTTCAGGCGCGACACGAAGTTGTACAACTGCGAACCGAGTTCCGCGCGACCGACATCCCGCAGCCGGACGAAAGAGCCATCCCCATTGGCACGCAGGATGATGTCCCCGAACTCGTCTTCGGTCACCAGCCTTCCTTGCGTCCGCACCGTATACGTGAATTCCTGACCATCCGGCACGGGCGCCGCTCCCACTTGGCCGATCGGCACGACCACGTTCTGCTGTTTCAGCGCGTTCAAAATATCCTGGACCGTGAGGCCGAGTTTCGCCAGTTGATCGGGCTTCACCCAGAGCCGCATCGCATATTGGCCGGCCCCGAAAATCGTCACCTGCCCGACCCCGGGGTCACGGGCGAGAAGATCGGCCACGTTGATGTAGGCATAATTGGCGAGGAACCGCGCGTCATACGTCCCGTTCGGCGAATACAGCGAGAACAAGACCAGCGGCATGCCCATGGATTTGCGGATGGTCACGCCGTACCCCTTCACCTCCTTCGGCAATTGCGGCTCCGCCTGCGCGTACCGCATGTGCGCAAGGAGCTGATCGACGTTGGGATCGGTCGCCACGTCGAAGTCCACCCGCAGCGTCGTCTGGCCGTTGCTGCCGTTGATGGAATACATGTAGAGCATACGATCCACGCCGCTCATCTGCTGTTCGAGCGGAGTCGCCACCGATTGTTCGAGGGTCAGTGCGTCGGCCCCGACGTAGGTGCCTTGCAACATGATCTCCGGGGGAGCGATGTTGGGAAACTGCGACACCGGCAGACGCAGCACCGAGAGGGCGCCCAGGAGCACCAGGATGATGGAAATCACCATGGCGACGATCGGGCGCCCGATGAAAAATTTGCTCATACGAGATTCACCTGCGTCATGCCGTCAGGTCTGGAGCGAAACCTGGTCTGGCGTGGGGGCAGGCTGTACGGATGTTGCCGCGCCCACTCTCCCTCGCCCCGCCAGCTTTTCCACCACATAAAACGACACCGGGATCAGAAAAATCGCCAGCAGGCTGGCCGCCGACATCCCGCCGACCACCGTCGTCCCCAAGATCACCCGCGAATGGGCGCCGGCGCCTGACGCTAAGGCCAGCGGCAGAACTCCCAGGATGAACGCAAACGCGGTCATGAGAATCGGCCGCAGTCGCAGCCTGGCACCGGTCAATGCCGCCTCTCCGATCGGTCGCCCTCGCTCGACCTCCGCCTTCGCGAACTCGACGATCAGGATCGCATTCTTGGCGCCCAAGCCGATCAACATGACCAGACCGATCTGGCTGTACACGTCGTTCTCAATGCCGCGCAGCCAGGAGGCGGCGAAGGCGCCGAAGACGGAAATCGGCGTGGCCAGAAGCACCGCGAACGGCAAGGACCAACTCTCATATTGGGCGGCAAGGATGAGGAAGACGAACAAGAGGGAAAATCCGAAGATCAACCAGGGCGATACCCCCTTTGCGGCGACTTGTTCCTGATACGACATGCCCATGTAGTCGAACCCCATCCCGCTCGGCATGGTCGCGGCAAACACCTCTTCGAGCGCCCGCATGGCCTGACCGCTGCTGTGTCCCGGCGCGGCCACGGCATTGATCTGGGCGGCGCGATATTCGTTGAACCGCATGGTGAATTCCGGGCCGAAAGTCGGCAGCACGGTGACCAGCGTCGAGAGCGGCACCATCTTGCCGTCTTTATTCCTGACATAGAACTGGTCGATGTTCTCGACCCTCGTCCGGTACTCCCCTTCGGCCAGGAGATACACCTGCCACTGGCGCCCGAATCGATTGAAGTAGTTGACGAACGGCCCCCCCATGAACACTTGGAGGGTTTGATGGATATCCGACAGCGCCACGCCCTGCTTCAAGACTTTCGCTTGATCGATCCGAGCGAACAGTTGCGGCACGTTCGGGAGCAAGGTCGTGGTCACGTTCGCTAATTCAGGCCGGTGACGCGCCGCGTCCATGAATCTCTGCGTCTGTTCAGCCAGGAACTCGACGCCCTGCCCCATCCGATCCTCCAACATCATCGTGGTGCCGCCGGCCGCACCGATGCCGGGAACCGGAGGCGGAGAAAAGGCGATGGCCTGGGCTTCGGGCAGACCGGCCAGTTCACGATTCACACGCGCCACGATGGCCTCGT
Proteins encoded in this region:
- a CDS encoding Integrase, catalytic region; the protein is MPTITTKELTTLKIARRHHHTVKSRLAIVHYATDYGIKGAARRFGLDRKTVRAWRRRWQAAGLAGLVPRYPPIRARRIAESTVALIEQARRDLMYGAVRARIWLERVHRIRVAAATIRRICHRLGYPSLRRKPSRRPRQLTLFSRERPGDCVQVDVKEVKVAGAKYFQYTAIDDCTRYRVLRLYPRKNHQTSHTFFSTLRAALPFPIRKVQVDNGAEFSLAFALTVQQAGMRLRYIKPRCPEQNGKVERSHRVDNEEFWSRSTFAGFAPAAEAVLAWKHRYNHERFSMALQGLTPAEKLATFLSPLNPSSPPTPCTNTGAAA
- a CDS encoding Efflux transport system, outer membrane factor (OMF) lipoprotein is translated as MRRLVVVLVLLTELAACKMGPDYTRPATPAVDSWRMVPATSESIANLPWWELLKDEALQRLIKIALVENQDLRTAMATVEQYRNQVVMARFDLAPSLSYNSHAFLFQTQKNANTIPTGGGAPIVIPGQPVGSGGTTFSNEAAFGSLKWEIDLWGRLRRNVEASRAQLFAQEENQRAVVLGLVSGVGETYFELRVLDLQVDITKRTLKSWEESVRLSQLRYKQGYSPKLDLDRFEAERAGTAAKLAELEKQVVQKENQLSALMGRKPASIARGLALTEQPMPPAVPAGLPSDLLQRRPDLLQAEQELAAATAGIGVAQAQRFPQLALTGSMGVASTQLSSQSLGPLLIQNIGGALAGPLLNATALGYQVKVNETKAQQAALQYEKAVVTALKEVEDALIAVQKTREQREAQEQQVTALQSALRLADQRYQGGRASYLDVLTSQRSLFDAELALARTKQTQLVSVVQLYKALGGGWSVVNHQENNLAEPHARKEPSPFLATP
- a CDS encoding Mobile element protein, which produces MIRRYGLRDDQWERIGVLLPGRVGQVGRPAADNRLFVEAVLYRYRAGIPWRDLPERFGDWKNAHRRFSRWAERGVWERVFRQLSRDADNEYAMIDSTIVRAHQHSAGARKKTGRKPLGGAKAG
- a CDS encoding RND efflux system, inner membrane transporter, with translation MSKFFIGRPIVAMVISIILVLLGALSVLRLPVSQFPNIAPPEIMLQGTYVGADALTLEQSVATPLEQQMSGVDRMLYMYSINGSNGQTTLRVDFDVATDPNVDQLLAHMRYAQAEPQLPKEVKGYGVTIRKSMGMPLVLFSLYSPNGTYDARFLANYAYINVADLLARDPGVGQVTIFGAGQYAMRLWVKPDQLAKLGLTVQDILNALKQQNVVVPIGQVGAAPVPDGQEFTYTVRTQGRLVTEDEFGDIILRANGDGSFVRLRDVGRAELGSQLYNFVSRLNGVPAAAIAVYQLPGSNAIETVARIRALMAELEQRFPDDLAATVSLDTTLAVTEGLREILTTLWQAVLLVILVVFLFLQNWRATLIPLLAVPVSLIGTFAVFPLLGFSINTLSLFGLVLAIGLVVDDAIVVVEAVTHHLERGLAPREATLKAMEEVAGPVLAIALILTAVFVPTAFIPGITGRLYQQFAVTIAVSVLLSAVNALTLSPALAALLLKPTPPVRGWVGRCFGRFNRAFERLTEGYVGWCGSLMQKAGRTLVALGLVTLAAGLLGTRLPTGFIPLEDTGYFLVNVQLPPAASLQRTDAVMKQIDTIVSQTPGVEYYTTVSGYGVLSQTFTTYNAVVFVALKPWAERTTKEERYKSIVLSLNTRLQQVPEATAFAFPPPAIPGVGTTGAVTFLLEDRAGRPFQFLAEHTEQFIDAASKRPEMARVMTTLIPSTPQWLADVDRDKALKQGVALDDLYQTLQTFMGGSFVNYFNRFGRLWQVYVEAEPEYRTKAEQVGQFYVQNADGQMVPLSTLVTMRPVDGPEFTMRFNEYRAAQINAMPAPGYSSRQVMTALETVFADTMPKEMGFDYMGMAYQEKVAAEGVSPVVIFGFSLLFVFLILAAQYESWALPVSVLMTTPVSVFGAFAALWAIGLENDVYSQIGLVMLIGLSAKNAILIVEFARLEVQNGRPLIEAALTGARLRLRPILMTAFAFILGVFPLVLASGAGAHARVILGFTVLGGMVAATVLAIVLIPGCYYLVERWMAGSVSPAAGRGARLLGKGLHPVKGDH
- a CDS encoding Mobile element protein, whose amino-acid sequence is MSTKIHATVDALGNPLGVHLSAGQASDLEGADVLLPQLHAPILIADKGYDADARVIEPLTARGTQAVIPPRCNRHTLRTYDRTLYTARHVIENFFAKLKQFRCIATRYDKTARNFLAALHLTASVIWLI